Sequence from the Onthophagus taurus isolate NC unplaced genomic scaffold, IU_Otau_3.0 ScKx7SY_15, whole genome shotgun sequence genome:
AGTTGGCGCGCAGTGCAGCCAACATTGACCGCGGCCGGTTGACGGCAAGCTAATAAACCGGAGGTTAAAATTCTGTCATAAAACGTATCGATGTTCAACCTTCGGTTAACTGCTCAACCGGAGGTTTGATAACCGGCGGTCAACGTCTACTTTTATAAAACCGGCCCTTAGGGCCGGTTTTACAATGTACGGTTGACAGTAGGTTCACTGTCAACCTCCGGTTAACCGTTAGTTTGCGTTGTACGACCTACGGTTGAGTAATAAAGTTCCGGTTAAAGGGAAGTTATCCCAACCGCAGGTAAAAGTCGAGTTTGACGGAAGGTTGATATACGCACATGCGCAGAACTTCACAAAGTTGTCATGATCTGTCATGAAAGTTGTCATCAACCGGGCGTTTAAGaatagaattatttaaaaaacaacttaataaaaaataaattttttacaaaatccaatttgtttttaattatataaagagaattatttaatataaaacatcgcaaaaaaaaaaataaataaaataaaataaataaaataaaataataaaataaaaaaaataataaaataatcgcTCGCAAAATGATCTACGTCGAAAGTTAGGTTAGGTAACGTAAACACGTGTATCTTTACGTTTTCGAATGCACGCATTTCATTGGTTGAGAGTCAGCGTGCAGTGCAGCCAACATTGACCGCGGTCGGTTGACGGCAAGCTAATACACCGGGGGTTAAAATCCTGTCATAAAACGTGTCGACATTCAACCTTCGGTTAACTTCTCAACCGGTGATTTGATAACCGCCGGTAAACGTCCAGTTTTATAAAACCGGCCCTAAGCCTTTTCATGCGATGTTAACCGTGaaagagagaatttatttaataataataataatatctttattGTGCAAAAACATTCAAGTGTTACACTCGTCAATCAGTACTACAATCTACAATAACCGTACAGACAAGTatagtaataattataacataGCAAACGCaatacattaattatagcaaCAATAGTcgtaattacaaaaataaacgcAACAAAACACAGCAAATTACGCACGTGATCAATAGGAGTCAAAAATAATTACGGTTCCGATACACATATATTGACATTTTCGGACGTAATTGTGTCGTTTAAAAAGTCAGTACATGAGTAGTAGGCCTGCTCAACCAGGAATTTATGAAGACAGTTCATAAGacagtttattaaaaaacttgacAGCAACAATATTTACACTTTGGTGACCCCTTGACAATCTGGAATATTTAGGTATGAGACGCCCATTGTTTCTAGTGTGATGGTTATGGACCTCACCATGTGTGACAAAATGCTGACTCTGTACCTTAATGTAGAGTATGCTGTGGTATATATACAATGAAGGAAATGTTAGAATTTTCAATGAAACAAAAGAATTCCTGCAGTCATCACGATACTTTACATTATTGAGGACGCGAACTGCACGTCGCTGTAGTCTGAAGACACGATCGCACGATGAGGCCCCGCCCCATGCAACTATTGCATACGACATCAACGATTGGCAGAGggaaaaatatgcaatccgTAGTGACTGCCACGACACGTTCTTACTCAAACCCGCAGGAAAAAAACGCAACCACTGAGCTTCCCACAAACCGCGTTCATGTGTTGCTCCCAAGTCAATGAAGCATCAAGATAAACTGtggatatatatatatgtgtgtccacaatataaattaatattttaataagtaataatatgaCTACACTAATATAACTACATTCACAGGATTGATAGGACTGACAGGATTGATTATTttgaatgataataatattaataattttatatagtaacgttctttttgttttgtacatgtcgtgtgcacagcatgctacagccacttcccctcctataaagattaataaaaagaggaatatgttggttaaagaaaaaagaaatcatatttaaaaattgaaagtaactttttttcgaatttttatatcatgagAATTGATTGCCTCGCTGTGGTGACatgttgaattttcttttaaaagaaatgctgGTTTAAGGTTGTTGATGTTAACAGCTACTTccttgttatttttgaaaattacaaaatatttcggaaatgtttttatcacTTTAAATGGGCCTTCATATCTTGGTGTTAAAGAGGGTTGAATcccattaattttgacaaaaacaaattttgaaatgaataaatctttatgaataaatGGTTTTTGGTTAGAATGAAAAACTGTGTTTACTGGTTTCAAACAAGAGAATGTTTCTCGTAAACTAGATAGCAATGGATCAGATTCCAAAGGGTGttgaatattaacaaaaaattctccTGGAAGCCTAAGTGGTTGACCGTATACAAGTTCGGCAGATGAACAACCTAGGTCTTCCTTAAGAGATGATCTGAGGCCTAGGAGAACCAAGGGAAGATCATTGTTCCACCTCGTAGTGTTACCTCTGGCAGTTATGGCTGTTTTTAAAGAACGGTGAAACCTTTCTAAAATTCCGTTGCTTTGGGGATGGAAGGTGGATGTATGAATTTGACGTGTTCCTAGAAGGgtgtgaaattttgaaaagagttTTGATTCGAATTGTCGTCCCTGATCATGGGTTATAGTGCTAGGAATGCCAAATCGGCTGAAATAATGCCGAAACAAAGTATCCGCAATAGAAGAAGAACCAATATCTTTGAGAGGAAAAGCTTCTGGCCAACGCGTGAAACGATCTATTACGGTGAGCACATATGTGCAGCCAAGGGACGAAGTGAGAGGACCGACCAAATCAATGTGGATATGATCGAATCTTAATGTTGGTATCGGAATTTTACTAATAGGTGATTTTGTGTACTTTTGAACTTTTGTTTGTTGACATCGCAAACAGGTTTTTGTCCATAACTGAATGTGTTTTGTCATGTGAGGCCAAAAGAATCGTGTTTTGATGATGTGTGTAGTAGCGCGAATACCAGGATGTGTTAAGTTgtgaaatttgttgaaaattgttttacgaAATTTTTGTGGTATGTATGTTCAAGGATTGTTTGTTGAAATATCGCACCAAAGCTTTACATCTGAATGTGATGTTGTTTGTTGCGATAGGTTATATTTAGTAGATTGTGTCTTTTAGTATTGTTTGTTTAGTAAATGTGTTAATTCTGTATCGTTAAATTGCGCGTTTTTTAAGGTTTGTGTGTCAGGGTACTGTGAATTTAGAGAATCAATATTTGTTCTGGACAACGTGTCCGCTACAATGTTTGATTCTCCTGTAATGTACCTGATATCTGATGTGAATTGTGTTATGTAAGTAAGATATCGTGTCTGACGTGGAGTTTTTTCTgtgttagaaaaaattgtgttgATTAGAGGTTTGTGATCAGTGTAAACTACAAATTGATGtccatgtaaaaaatttttaaagaatttgataCTAGTGTAAATTGCTAACAATTCTCTATCAaaagttgaataatttatttggcttgaagataatttttgagaaaaaaatgctaAAGGTTGTGTTTTATTGTCTATAGTCTGTGATAAAACTGCTCCTATACCTTTACTTGAGGCGTCTGTCGTCAGTGAAAGAGTTGCTTGTGGTGATGGGTGTGCAAGAGTGACggattttgataaaagttctTTGGCTGTAGTGAAAGAAATGTCGTGAAGGTGTGTCCAAGAGGTGAttgatttaagtttttgtgaACAAAGTGTTTTTGATAAATGATGTAAAGGAGCTAAAATGTTTGAGATGTTTGGTAAAAatctgtgataaaaatttatcattccTAAGAATCGCTGTAATTGTTTTAGTGTGGTTGGTTTTGGAAATTCAGTTATGGCATTAACCTTAGATTGCGAAGGGCGAACGCCTTCAGCAGAAATTTGATGACTTAGGAAATTTAAATCTGTAActccaaaaacacattttgttggttgtatattaatattacaaGAGTTTAACCTCTCAAAGATATTGGTTCTTCTTCATTGCGACTGGCTACTAGAATATCATCTAGATATACGAATAGGAAATCTAAGCCAGATAGAACTTCGTTTATAAATCTTTGAAAGGTTTGTGCCGCATTACGTAAACCGAAAGGCATTCTCGTGAATTCGAACAGACCAAATGGTGTAGTGATAGCCGTTTTAGGAATATCGTCTTCTTCTACAGGAATTTGGTGATAAGCTCGTACCagatctaattttgaaaaaattttgcaattgtgtaaatgtaaattaaaatcttgaaTGTGCGGAAGAGGATAACGATCTGGAACTGTGATGTTGTTGAGTTGTCGGTAGTCTCCACATGGTCTCCAATCGTTGGAATCTTTCTTAGGAACCATGTGAAGAGGCGACgctgtagaagaagaagagggtcGGCAGATTCCTAATGCCACCATTTGTTCGAATTCTTTCTTTGCGATGTTGTGTTTGTGCACGTCTAAACGTCGGGGACGACAAAACGGTAAGTGTGAGTTGGTAACAATTCTGTGTCGAGTGTTATGTCCAACTGGTTTTGTAAAGTCCGGTGTAGACgttaattttggaaatttttttaagagtgttgtatatttggtttcaaaagaaaaaattttggtAGTTGGAATAGTATTTTTGACAATGGAACcaattgaaaacaaattgGTTTTCGAATCTACCAATCGcttcttttttatatccacCAAGATACCAAATGCATGAAGGAAATCCGTACCAATGATTGGTTTACTAACATTAGCTATAGTAAATACGAATGGGAAATTCCTTCTtagatttaatgaaattgtaaGCATTTTTTTATCGTATGTAGTAATTGTAGTACCATTAGCGGCAGAAAGGTTTAAGTTGGTATCTTGGTTACGTTTCGGATATAATTTGTGAGGTAGAACCGAAATGTCAGCTCCAgtgtcaattaaaaaatttaggttattttgattgtcaaaaatgaaaagtcgCGAACTGACAGAATTTACCgtaaattgaggttgactttttgtcaaaattttgaatttggaaaaattttgtttttgtcggtgaaggaattataaaatttgcaatatgTTCCTCCACATTTAACCGCGTTGTCTCCAAATTTACGGTGATACCAACAAATAGTCGAATAACTCGTAGAATTAGATCTATTCCGCGAGTGACGTGACGAAGAACGATGTCTATCTCGAGAATTGtgaaaacaattacaattacAATTCTTCGACGTATTTGTTGGtatgttttgaaattgggtagtcaaagaatttatttgattttccaaattttttgtcctgttgttgttgttgttgtgtaATGGTAGTCACTAGTGCTTGACACGTTAACGTCAGATTTTGGATTGTTGTTAGTAATTCGTCGTGTGGTGGTGTTTTTGTGGTGCGATGTTTTTGAACTTCCGAGAGGTGTGTTGAGGTCGACGTCAAATTCATTGATTCCCACACCTTGTCGGCAATGGAAAGAATGTCCACCACGTCCTCTTTACCAGAAGCGAGGAGTGCAACCGAAACAACACGAGGTAGTCTCCTTTgccacaattttaataataaatttggaCTAACCACTTGAGAACCACCAACCGTCAACATCGCTCGATAAAAATCTGACGGTTTTTGATCTCCCATTTGCGAACCTAACAGAACATCGTCCAGCcgtttttcttcactcaatGATAACCTGtcgattaacaattttttgagtGAAGAATATGGATTTATGTCTGGAGGGTTCTGTATGAGATCTACCACGGTAGAGATGATCTCAGTGGGTAAATTTGCCAAAAGaatgttaaattttgttttttcactGCTAATTCTAGTTAGAGTAAACTGTGCTTCAACTTGTCGAAACCAAATATCGGGATTAGAAGGCCAAAATGGTGGTAATTTcagttttgaaatattttgcaatTCGTGTGCGGTATTGTCACCATCAGCAGGgtcaatcatttttaataaaaaattgtctaGAAAATACGTTTAGGTTTTCTATTaaagtaaagtaatttttttaatatttgtttttgttaaataaaaattgttgaaaatatgattaattttttgattcctcTTAATATTACTCCTACTGGAATGAAAAGTGACTTTACTCACCGGCACACGACTGTAAACAAAACGTTTAGAATCTTGATGGTTGCGGGACTGGGCTGGCGCTTGTTCTAACTTGATGGAATGACTTGACGTCTTATTGTCAATTGTCGTAATATGGCTTGGGTTTGACTTTATTGGGTATGGGTAGAGCGCAGATTCAAATATTTCGTCGGGGGCAGGTTCAAGCTAATCTTCAGGTGCAGGTATAAAGTAATCGCTGGGGTTAGTTCAAAAAATTCGTCGGGGGCAGGTTCAACTTTCGGGTGCAGGTATAAAGTAATCGTTAGGGTAGGTTCAAAAAAATTCGTCGGGGGCAGGTTCAATCTTCGGGGTCACCAAATTGtggatatatatatatgtgtgtccacaatataaattaatattttaataagtaataatatgaCTACACTAATATAACTACATTCACAGGATTGATAGGACTGACAGGATTGATTATTttgaatgataataatattaataattttatatagtaacgttctttttgttttgtacatGTCGTGTGCACAGCATGCTACATAAACCCCCAAAAATCTTACACTACTCGGATTAATGTTAAACTGCCTTCGAAGTGTAAACGTTGATAAAACTGTTTTATCTTCATTCAGACTCAATCTATTCATTGCAAACCACAGCTCGGCATTAGTCTTCGATGAATTAGCTAAACCACAAGCAGTCTGGGAATTCTTGCTTTTACTGATTAAAGTGGTGTCGTCTGCATACATGATTACGGACGCACTGTGAATGCTGTTAGCTAGATCATTGACgtaaattaagaaaagaagAGGTCCCAGGATTGACCCCTGAGGAACCCCGATATTAGCGATCATTTCCTTAGATAAGTTACCATGACAGTTTACAATTTGTGTTCTATTagttaaataagtttttattaaagcaACGCTTCCAGAATCGAAGTTATATTTAGCTAATTTCTTTAGTAATAGATCATGTTGTACACAATCGAAAGCCTTACTTAGGTCGCAAAAAATAGCTGTCAAGTACTCTCCATCCTCAAAACATGTTaacacattttcaacaaaatcaattataGCGTGTGTAGTACTTTTCCCTAGTCTAAATCCAAATTGGCATGGAGTGAATaacttattttcttcaaaataccTAGTTATTTGGATTTTCAATACTTTTTCAAAGATCTTAGATATAATGAAATTGGTCTGtagttttcaatattttcaggATTTCCCTTTTTATACACGGGAACGACAAAACCTGTCTTAAGAGCTGCCGGATACATGCCCTCCCgaatacataaatttattaacttagTTAACGGGGATATAATTACATCCTTAATTCTCTTGACAAGAGTCATATCAAAGCCGTATATGTCTTTGGTATTTTCCCCTTGAAACTATTTAAAATGTCTCGCATTTCGTTGAAGCTGACTTCCTGAAAAGAAAAGTTACAGTCCCGGATGTTAATATTGTCAAGTGAAGCACAGTCACCattattgtttgttttattatttgatagggaatttataattttcaaaggAAGATTGATAAAATAATCATGAACCTCGTCCGGAATAAACTCGGCCCTGATAGATGACCTCTTCGACGGTCtgttattgtttataatgttCCAAACTGCTTTGCTGCTATAATTTGAGTTTATAAGAAATTCATCATTGACGCGAATCTTTGATTCAATGATCTTCTGGTTATAGTGCTTATTATATGCAGACCGCATATTCTTTAGATCAATCGAATTGGAACTGAGACAAAGTATATTTAGTAAATTCAAATGATCACGCATTTGTTTGAGTTCGGGATTTAGCCAGCGTGAATTGGAATTTATATGTTTAACTTTTACTTTTCGTTTCGGAAAAGACTCATTGTAGGAATGTAGCAATTTATCAAGAAAAACATTGAATTCGTTTTCTGCTGTTAAGCAGCTATTAGTAATAAAATCCCAATTCAGCTCAGATATatgattataaaacaaaattcttcCTTTCTGAGTTAATGGTCTAGTCGTTAGGAGCCTATCATTTGAGACCACTTCTTCCAGAATGCATCGCAACTCGATTCCACGATGATCCGAGAGAAGCTTGGCCTCAGCGTGACAcgagttaaaattaataaaaacgttaTCGATACAATTCTCCCCCCGAGTTGGTTTGTTAATCATGTATTCAAAACCAAACGTAGCAAAGCAGTCAACCAGCAAGTCCGCGTCCCCATTTCCGACGCcgaatttaacattaaagtcGCCTGTAATAAGCACCTTATCCGTGGGATTAAACAATGACAAGGTATTTTCAACCTGGTTGATAAAGAAATCGAGGTCTCCAGAAGGAGATCGGTAAATATTCAGGATTATTATGTTCAggtcaattaattttataccacAAATTTCGTAATGAATTTCTTTTGATAAACTATCAAGGGcatccaattttttaaatcttatattattttttgccATTATCAAAACACCACCGTGTATATGAGTTGATCTATTAAATGATgagcaataattataatttagaaACTTAATAAAACCACACTCAGTTAATTTCAGCCAAGATTCCGTTAAACAGAGACTATCAAAATCCTTGTCAGCGAGGAAAGCCTCCAGAACGCTGAGCTTACTACTTAGGCACTGTATATTGGTGTAGAAAACATTTAACACGGCAGATTTCGCTTTTGTGTCCCTAAAAAAGAACGGTTTTGATATATACTGTAATGTTTTTCCAAATGGACCGCAAATAGTCCCTCttcttttaaaaagaattattttaatgaaaacaacattactaaattttataataatttgtttttttattaaattgaaaaaaattttaatatttaaacagaATTGTCGAATTATCTCAGGGTTAAGGCAGGTTCTGGTAACACTGTCAAGACAAACATGTGCACAACTTAAGGTGCAATCAAATTGAGATGTTgtcgacaaaattaacaaaatatactgattatataaacaaatattcatatattatacaacaagacgatcgaaaatactcgataatacgagacgtattgcctgaattaattaataaagctaTTTTTTAAGGCAATACGTCGAGATCCGTGTATTTTCGATTGTCATGTTGTATATGGCTAGactatttcatgaataaaaaatatacatatttttagaatttttatatttttttaataaattacattgattGTTATGGAAACATGCATGGATGtctcgaaattaattaaatgtcaaacaagcgataatacaaaggttcgtattacagcgataatacaaaggttcgtattaTCGTTCTCTATGGTTACGACCAAATAACCGCTGAAATACTCGCAAGTGACGGAAAACCGCGAATTCTTATTGGCTGTTAACGATATGAATAAAATAGTCTAAATTAGTTGATTCgaagtaatatttatcaacTCAGATATGTTATGGTCTTAAACAACTcgtcaaatattaaattaattaggaaATTGTAATCgtaatctcaaaatttatattgaactTATCAAGAACTTCTCGTATTGAAGGTAAGAAGagtctttttctttaaaaaatgtatcaacaaaaacaataaattataaaaaaaaataacagcCAATTTGTTTCTATGGGAACCTTGGAGGTCAAACtcagaataatattttcttcgtgGCAGGAACAGTTGGATTCAGGATTGAGAACCAATTTTTCTCTTCACTAGTGATGATGGTTTCTACCAGAAACGGAACCAATTGCTTTACTTGATCAGGAGCGAATTTAATCGTTTCTTCGAAATTATTGAACAGGAACGgatattcttctttaataggAACAGGATGAATTGTTTTTCAAAGTTGAACAGGAAcggatataatttttttaactcgtTGACacgttgatttaattaattttcagcagagcaaaaaaaaatgtgtgtgTTTCTTTAGACAACAGGAAGCACACtctttttgttgataaattccGTTTTTCGGATGTTAAATTTCCAAATAACCTCTCCtgattggttaaatttatgGATTTGGAATTTGTGTCTTAGTTTTTTCAATGTAGCCAACTTTGACATTTGAAATGTCTCTAATTCAAtttgtcaaattattatttaaatttttaaaattatttataattatgcgtgatatttcgtaattttgatgctattttaaatcaattttcaaatatccattcattttcttctgatCTCAA
This genomic interval carries:
- the LOC139432339 gene encoding uncharacterized protein yields the protein MIDPADGDNTAHELQNISKLKLPPFWPSNPDIWFRQVEAQFTLTRISSEKTKFNILLANLPTEIISTVVDLIQNPPDINPYSSLKKLLIDRLSLSEEKRLDDVLLGSQMGDQKPSDFYRAMLTVGGSQVVSPNLLLKLWQRRLPRVVSVALLASGKEDVVDILSIADKVWESMNLTSTSTHLSEVQKHRTTKTPPHDELLTTIQNLTLTCQALVTTITQQQQQQDKKFGKSNKFFDYPISKHTNKYVEEL